The following coding sequences lie in one Arachis ipaensis cultivar K30076 chromosome B03, Araip1.1, whole genome shotgun sequence genomic window:
- the LOC110269710 gene encoding uncharacterized protein LOC110269710 — MEKEQQEVKVLTSSKFTWTINNFIPFPRFFYSETFFVGPYSWQIAMIPSVTDIILRGLLVDRLYAVDIVGWRSLNFKLSLVNQLQGKSTITKGIIIFFDG, encoded by the exons ATGGAAAAGGAGCAACAAGAAGTAAAGGTTTTAACAAGTAGCAAGTTCACATGGACCATTAACAACTTCATTCCTTTTCCCAGATTCTTCTACTCCGAAACCTTCTTCGTCGGCCCCTATTCCTG GCAGATAGCTATGATTCCAAGTGTCACCGACATTATTTTACGAGGCTTATTGGTAGATCGATTGTATGCTGTGGACATTGTTGGATGGAGATCTCTTAACTTCAAGCTCTCTTTAGTTAATCAGCTTCAAGGCAAATCCACCATAACAAAAGGTATCATTATATTCTTTGATGGATAA